DNA from Prosthecochloris marina:
TCTTGAACGTCTTCTCGAACATCACTGTGGCGATTGCAGCGGTCCATGTGAGATCTCGTGTCCGGCCGGCTGTGACATTCCAGCTTTCGTATCGGCTATAGCAAAAGGCAACGACAGCGAAGCCATAGCAATCATCAAGAACGACATTCCTCTCCCGGGCATCCTCGGCAGGGTATGCCACGCCCCCTGCGAGGATGAATGCAGACGTCACGGCGTCGACGAGCCCTTGTCCATATGTACCTTGAAGCGTTTTGCCGCCGACAAGGACATCGAATCCGGAGATCGCCACCTTCCTTTCTGCAAACCGAAAACCGGAAAGAAAGTCGCGATAATAGGGTCCGGACCGGCAGGGCTCACTGCGGCATACTATCTGCTGAAAGAAGGTCACGATGTAACAGTGTATGATTCTCACGATACCCCTGGCGGAATGATGCGTTATGGCATTCCCCCCTTCAGGTTACCCGTCGCAACCATAGAGGCGGATATCGAACCCATCCGATCCATGGGTGCTGATTTTATCTGCAACACTGTATTTGGGGAGGACATCACCCTTGATAGCCTGAAACAAGATGGGGTTGATGCACTGTTTCTTGCTGTTGGCGCACAGCAGCCCGGCAGCCTTGGCATAAAGGGTGAAGAAACCCAAGGAGTATTGTCCGGCATTGATTTTCTCAACAGCTTTGCTTCGGGCGGTACTGTCAATCCAGGCAACAGAGTGCTCGTGATAGGCGGCGGAAACACTGCCATAGATGCGGCAAGAACAGCACTCCGGTTAGGTGCAGGATCGGTGCGTATTCTTTATCGCAGAACCATGGAGGAAATGCCGGCAAATCGTACAGAAATTGAGGAAGCACTGCATGAAGGTATTTCAATCGACATCCTTACTGCACCGACAGGTATAAAAAATGTAGAGAACAATCTTCTGGTCAGCACTGTAAAAATGACCCTGGGTGAACCCGATGAAAGCGGAAGACGCCGTCCTGTTCCACTTGAAAATTCGGAGTGCTCCCTTTCTGCAGACATGGTCATTACCGCCATCGGGCAGAACGTTGACAAGTCCGTTCACGAAAAACAGGGATTAACCTCGACAAAAAACGGAACGGTACTTGTAGATCCGGCAACGTTACGAACATCAATACCGTGGGTCTTTGCCGGTGGGGACTGCGTAACCGGTGCCGATACAGCCGTGAACGCCGTCAGGCAAGGGAAACTGGCTGCAAAGACGATCGACGGGTTTCTCAGTAAAAAGCCGCAGGAAGTACCAGCCAAGTCTTTCCACTCAAGTTACGGCCCCAGAGACCTTGCACCAGAAGGATTTTACCGGCGGGCAACCCCTTCATCGAGGGCGATGGCTGTTGAGCTTTCCATGCATCGTAGAGTCAGTGGATTCGACGAAGTTTCTGCTGGTTTTTCAGAAGAACAGGCAAGAGAAGAGGCTCAACGATGCTTGCGTTGCAGTTGCGTTAGCAAAAACGATTGCCGTTTGCGTGAACTTGCCTCGGCCTATGACATCTCGCAGGAATGCGGAAAAGAAGAACATGAGGACTTCTCGGTCGACCGGGGGGCTGGAGTAAGGTTTGAAAGGGAAAAATGCGTCGATTGCGGCATCTGTGTACGAACACTCGAAGAAATCGGCCAGGAGGAAACGACCGCTATGAAGCTCCTTGTGGAGCGTTGCCCGACCGGAGCGCTGAGCTGATTGACAATCTTCCGCAGCACTCTTTGATAATACTTTTTTTCACCTCAAAGCCTCGAAATGTCAAAATCCTTCGAAGCAAACTTTCTCACAGTTGGATTGAACGCTTTCGTACCGACAATAACACTGTCTCCTGACTGAAGCCCTTCTTTTTCATCCGAGTCGATCACGACTTCGACGAGGTTGTTACCGATTGCTACAACAGCGATATACACGGCATCGACCGCTCTTATTTCGAGAATCTCGCCCTTGAATGCGAATTTCTGGGTTGTCTGTCTTTCAACAAAGAGCTTTCGGGGGGAAGTATCGGCAGCAATGCGCCCCATCTCAAACAAAAGAACACGATCACAAAGCTTGTACATTTCGCTTGAATCGTGCGTGACGATAAGTATCGTTACTCCAAGCTCCTTGTTAACCTTCAACAGTTCATCCTGCAAAAGTGTTTTCATGGACTCATCGAGCGCGGACAGTGGCTCGTCAAGCAGAAGAATGCGAGGCCGCTGCATTAGCGCACGGGCAAGGGCCACCCGTTGTTTTTGACCACCCGACAGATTGGACGGCCTTGCATGTTTAAGCTGTAGTAAACCGACCATGTTCAGAAGCTTTTCAGCCATTTCCCTGTCCCTGGATGCATAGAGCAGATTTCCAAGAACAGTCATGTGCGGAAAAAGAGCATACCCTTGAAAAACAACCCCTACCCTTCGCTGTTGCGGTTTCAGGTTCACCTGCGTTTTTTTCCCGGTATCCTTTCGAAACCAAACTTCGCCGACCACTTCCAACAGCCCCTCATCTGGAGAAGTAAGCCCCGCAAGCATTCTTAAAAATGTGGTTTTTCCGCTCCCCGAAGGACCTGCAATGGCAGTTATTCCCCCCTGCTCGATGGTAACATCGGTTTCCAACACGAACGTCCCACCAGCACCTTCGAGTTGTTTTTTCAATGAAGCGACGATCATACGCGTCAACCAGTGCTCTTTTTTCGGTGATTGAGGATATAGACGCTCATCAGTACAATGAAACTGAACGCGATCAGAATAAGAGAATAGATATGCGCCGTTCGGTAATCCAACAGTTCGACGAGTTCATAGATCGCTATCGAGGCAACCCTTGTCTCTCCCTGTATACTGCCCCCAACCATAAGTACTACCCCGAATTCCCCTACGGTATGAGCAAACGTTATAATAAGTCCGGTTAACAGCGATGGTTTGATATTCGGTAATATCACATGAAACAACGTGTTGAACTTCGACTTTCCCAGCGTATATGATGCCTCCAGAAGTTTCACCGGCACCTGCTCCATTCCCGACTGAAGAGGCTGCAGCATAAACGGAAACGAGTAAATGCAGGAAGCGACAAGAACTCCTTCGAAAGTAAAAACAAGATCAAGCCCGAGTATCTCTTTGATGAATCCACCAAGAGGCGATCTATCGGACAGAAAAACAAGAAGATAAAAACCAAGCACAGTGGGAGGCAGCACAATGGGCATGCTGACAAGTGCCTCGACAAAAGGCTTTGACCTGGATCTGGTTTGAGAGAGTTTCCAGGCAAGTGGAACGGAAATGATGAACAACATTACCGTAGTTATGGCTGCCAACCTGAACGAAAGCAGAAAAGGTTGTATGTCAAACCCCGAATTCATGCACCCTCCACCCTTGAAAGATAAAGATCGCTTGCTTTCATGAGAGCAGTCACAACATCTCCAGGCACAATACGCATCCGCTCAACCGCTTCAGTTGTTGTAAGAGCATAAAAGTTTCCCGCGTCACTCTCGAGTTGCATGTCGACAAGTATCTTCCCTTTCTGCATATCATGCACCGTTGCCTGCAGACGGTTTGCAATGCTCACCTCACCGGTAATGTTTTTTGCGAGCGCAACATGTGCCGACTTAAAACGAATATCGACCATTGCACCGACCGTATAGTCATCTGCAAGCTCAAGGGTTATTACGGTAAAAATCTGGTTTCCCGCCGACAGCATCACCCTGTGCAGATTTTCACTGGACTCTATCCCGACCACTTTCGCCCGTATACTGTTCATTCGATCCGGTATCCGTTTTTTTTCAGTATCTCCTCCGCCTTCTCTCCCTGCATAAATTTGAAAAAAGCAACTGCAGTCGCATTGGAGGGATCCAGAAGAACCATTGCCTGCTGCAATCCTTCCGGATCGTATGCATCCAGTGGAAATTCGATCCATTCCATACCGGCTTTTTTCAACTCCCGGCCACCTTCTCCATGCAGCAGGGAAGCGGCAATGAAACCTGCATCGGCTGCTGTAATGACATGCTGAAAAGTCTGGGTTATCGATATTCCATATACAAGCTTGCCTTCCACCTGTTGCAAAACACCTGAACCTGAAAGAATCTCGATTGCCGCTTTACCGTAAGGAGCAAGATCGGGTTGTGCAACTGCAATTTTTTCAACCGATGGATCTGTCAGGCATGCGACACCGACATCACCCTCGACCTCCGGCCGATACACCATTACAGGAATCCCTGCCGCATAGACTACTGGCTCGCCAACTGTGAGTGAATCTCTGTAGAGTGCCCGAGGGTAACCGGTATCTGCCGCGAGAAACAGATCGAACGGTGCACTGTTTCGAATCTGCGCCGTCAGACTACCGCTCGATGCTTTCGTCACCCGGATATCCATGCCTGCACCTTCACCATACTCTCTCTCGAAAACATCAACAAGCTCGGGGATAACATAGCTTAGGTTTGCCGCTGCAGCGATATGCAGAACATCCTGCTTAACCTTTTTACGCTCCTCGCCTGCACATGAAAGCATCAGCACGAATGCAAGCAATAATGTGAACAGCATGAAACCGTTTTTCTTCTCCATAACGGTGACCGTGAAAAATTTATAATCCGCTTATTCGTTATTCCCAAAAGAACATAACGAATAAATAAAAAAAAGAGAAAAGAAAAATGAAAAACCTTATTTTTTCAGAAAAAAAAACTAAAAACCTAAAAAATCATTGTTGATCGGCAAACTGTTTTAAAAACTCGACACCTTTCTGAAGCGCTCGATCAAGAACCTGTTCAATGCCTTTAACAACTTCCGGAATATTTTCACCCGACCAGTACAGGTAAGCAACGTAAAGAATACCGACAGCTGCGATGATGACAAGCAGTTTCAGAATTTTTCTCAAAAACAGCAGCAGCACCACGATAGAGAGAATAACCGCAATGACAAGATACAGTGGATTTTCAACCAGCAACGAGATAACCTGTTCCATATATATCGTGTAAAGAATGTTATACGTATCTGCAGATTGCAGATGCAACCTTCTTCGAGGGAGATGCCACTCCCAGCCTCTCCTTTGCTGCAAGCAGTTCCTGATGCATCTCCCAAGCAGCTTTATCGTTGTCGAGGAGATACGATGCCTTTTCGAAAATTTTTTCAGCGGTCATATCATCCTGCAGCAACTCGGGAACAACCTGTTCCCTCAGATACAACCCTTTCGTTACAAGATTCGCAAGAGAAATGCTGTGCAAGCGGACAAGACGCTTTCCGATAGCATAATTCAACCAACCTGTTTTATAGAGAACGATCATCGGTACTCCGAAACAAAGAGCCTCAAGCGTTGCAGTTCCGGATGTAACCAGCAATAGATTACTATATTTCATTACCTCATATGCCGAACAATCGACAAGCCGAACCCGGGAATCCCTGCAATAGTCATCATAGAGACGACCATTGACATGGGAGGCCTTGCCGAGTAAAAACACCACATTGTATTTTTTCTGCAGCATCTCTGCCGCCCTGAGCATTTCGGGAAATACAAACGCTATCTCCTGCTTTCTGCTACCGGGCAGAAGACCGATAAGCATTTGTTCTTCCATTATACCATGCTTACGAAGAAAATCTTCTTTCGGTGGGAGATGATGCTTTTCGACTTCCTCTACAACAGGGTTACCGGCAAACTCCGCTTCCATACCGTGACGTCGATAGAACTCGACCTCAAAACCGAAAATCACCATCAAGTGATCGACATACTCCCTGATTTTCCTGACCCGCTTTTCTTTCCATGCCCAGACCTTTGGGGAAATATAATAGATAACAGGAACATCGAGACGATGAAGATACTCGGCCATGACGAGGTTCATTCCCGGATAATCCACGAGCAGCGCCACATCAGGTTTTTCCACCGAAATCTTCCGCTTCAAATCGCTCATTACCTTTCGAAGAAAAAAACCCTGTTTGAGAACCTCAACAAAGCCCATAATGCTGAGATCATCGACGTCATAGAGCAAATCGGCACCGAGTGCACGTAATCGTTTACCTCCTGTGCCGAAAACTCTCAGTCCAGCACACTGCTCATGAACAACCTTCACCACTTCCGAAGCGTGGAGATCGCCTGAAACCTCTCCTGCAAGAACAAACAGTTTCTTATCTCGCATAAGTCAACTCAATTGGAACATCAAACGGCAAACTGTATCTTAGAAAGAGGGGTGTCTCCATAATTTCATATTTTACAATAACTTCTCCGAACCCTGTCTAAACGTTTCGCAATATTCCGATAGATGATGAATTACACAGGTCATTTGTTATTGTTACGCTATGCCAAGGCAATAATCCTGTCCCGCTCAAATTATATCAAATTACAGAGAGAATGCAAGTTAAATTCGGCACTGACGGGTGGAGAGCAATTATAGCAAAGGATTTCACGTTTGATAACCTCAAGCTCGCAACACTGGCCACCGCGGCCTATTTTCTCGATCATCCTGACTGCAAAAATGGTGTTTGCGTAGGCTACGACACCCGCTTCATGTCTTCAGAGTTTGCAACCTACACGGCAGAGATTCTTTCTTCCTGCGGACTTCATGTTTTTCTTTCGGACAGCTTCGTACCGTCTCCTGCCGTATCACTCTATTGCAGGGAAAAACAGCTTGCCGGCGGCATTATGATTACCGCATCTCACAACCCTCCGATATATAATGGATTCAAAGTAAAAGCATCCTATGGAGGCTCTGCCCTGCCGGAAACCATCGCTCTCATCGAGAAAAACCTCACTGGGATAAATCCCCGAAAACCGATCCGGCCTGAAAAGAAGCTGATTGAAAAAGCAGATATCATAAGCACCTATCTCAATCATATTAAAAAACATATCAACCTCGACGCCATCAGCCGATCAAAGCGTACAATCGCTCACAATGCAATGTTCGGGGCCGGACAAAACATTGTAACCCGGCTTTTCGATGAATCGGCTGTC
Protein-coding regions in this window:
- a CDS encoding FAD-dependent oxidoreductase; the protein is MNTVTFTLNGTEVSAKAGVSILEAARQNGTTIPTLCHHESLHALGSCWMCIVEIKGKHRFVPACSTDITPGIAVETDTPELYAIRKKNLERLLEHHCGDCSGPCEISCPAGCDIPAFVSAIAKGNDSEAIAIIKNDIPLPGILGRVCHAPCEDECRRHGVDEPLSICTLKRFAADKDIESGDRHLPFCKPKTGKKVAIIGSGPAGLTAAYYLLKEGHDVTVYDSHDTPGGMMRYGIPPFRLPVATIEADIEPIRSMGADFICNTVFGEDITLDSLKQDGVDALFLAVGAQQPGSLGIKGEETQGVLSGIDFLNSFASGGTVNPGNRVLVIGGGNTAIDAARTALRLGAGSVRILYRRTMEEMPANRTEIEEALHEGISIDILTAPTGIKNVENNLLVSTVKMTLGEPDESGRRRPVPLENSECSLSADMVITAIGQNVDKSVHEKQGLTSTKNGTVLVDPATLRTSIPWVFAGGDCVTGADTAVNAVRQGKLAAKTIDGFLSKKPQEVPAKSFHSSYGPRDLAPEGFYRRATPSSRAMAVELSMHRRVSGFDEVSAGFSEEQAREEAQRCLRCSCVSKNDCRLRELASAYDISQECGKEEHEDFSVDRGAGVRFEREKCVDCGICVRTLEEIGQEETTAMKLLVERCPTGALS
- a CDS encoding sulfate/molybdate ABC transporter ATP-binding protein; protein product: MIVASLKKQLEGAGGTFVLETDVTIEQGGITAIAGPSGSGKTTFLRMLAGLTSPDEGLLEVVGEVWFRKDTGKKTQVNLKPQQRRVGVVFQGYALFPHMTVLGNLLYASRDREMAEKLLNMVGLLQLKHARPSNLSGGQKQRVALARALMQRPRILLLDEPLSALDESMKTLLQDELLKVNKELGVTILIVTHDSSEMYKLCDRVLLFEMGRIAADTSPRKLFVERQTTQKFAFKGEILEIRAVDAVYIAVVAIGNNLVEVVIDSDEKEGLQSGDSVIVGTKAFNPTVRKFASKDFDISRL
- the modB gene encoding molybdate ABC transporter permease subunit, whose protein sequence is MNSGFDIQPFLLSFRLAAITTVMLFIISVPLAWKLSQTRSRSKPFVEALVSMPIVLPPTVLGFYLLVFLSDRSPLGGFIKEILGLDLVFTFEGVLVASCIYSFPFMLQPLQSGMEQVPVKLLEASYTLGKSKFNTLFHVILPNIKPSLLTGLIITFAHTVGEFGVVLMVGGSIQGETRVASIAIYELVELLDYRTAHIYSLILIAFSFIVLMSVYILNHRKKSTG
- a CDS encoding TOBE domain-containing protein, producing the protein MNSIRAKVVGIESSENLHRVMLSAGNQIFTVITLELADDYTVGAMVDIRFKSAHVALAKNITGEVSIANRLQATVHDMQKGKILVDMQLESDAGNFYALTTTEAVERMRIVPGDVVTALMKASDLYLSRVEGA
- the modA gene encoding molybdate ABC transporter substrate-binding protein, whose protein sequence is MEKKNGFMLFTLLLAFVLMLSCAGEERKKVKQDVLHIAAAANLSYVIPELVDVFEREYGEGAGMDIRVTKASSGSLTAQIRNSAPFDLFLAADTGYPRALYRDSLTVGEPVVYAAGIPVMVYRPEVEGDVGVACLTDPSVEKIAVAQPDLAPYGKAAIEILSGSGVLQQVEGKLVYGISITQTFQHVITAADAGFIAASLLHGEGGRELKKAGMEWIEFPLDAYDPEGLQQAMVLLDPSNATAVAFFKFMQGEKAEEILKKNGYRIE
- the lpxB gene encoding lipid-A-disaccharide synthase gives rise to the protein MRDKKLFVLAGEVSGDLHASEVVKVVHEQCAGLRVFGTGGKRLRALGADLLYDVDDLSIMGFVEVLKQGFFLRKVMSDLKRKISVEKPDVALLVDYPGMNLVMAEYLHRLDVPVIYYISPKVWAWKEKRVRKIREYVDHLMVIFGFEVEFYRRHGMEAEFAGNPVVEEVEKHHLPPKEDFLRKHGIMEEQMLIGLLPGSRKQEIAFVFPEMLRAAEMLQKKYNVVFLLGKASHVNGRLYDDYCRDSRVRLVDCSAYEVMKYSNLLLVTSGTATLEALCFGVPMIVLYKTGWLNYAIGKRLVRLHSISLANLVTKGLYLREQVVPELLQDDMTAEKIFEKASYLLDNDKAAWEMHQELLAAKERLGVASPSKKVASAICRYV